One window of Phycisphaeraceae bacterium genomic DNA carries:
- a CDS encoding SDR family oxidoreductase: protein MAELLKNRIAVVTGASSGIGEATARALVEAGCPVVLNARRKEKLAALQRELGEEDVAIAAGDCADEAVIRGMLDLARDEFGGGKGEISPKREADLIVINAGRGLGGTAITSDEKQWDDLIRTNISAAARMIRAAGKRLLESVAEKDIRHDGKWLDRPRDIVILGSVVGRHVSPFSSFYSCTKAAVQTLAEGTRRELGPKGIRVTLVEPAFVTSEFQSVAGYSPDWYKQMVEKFGPMLSPADVARMIVFAVSQPAHVHVSDVLIRPTRQEYP from the coding sequence ATGGCTGAATTGCTGAAGAATCGGATCGCGGTGGTGACGGGCGCGTCGTCGGGAATCGGCGAGGCGACTGCGCGGGCGCTTGTGGAGGCCGGGTGTCCGGTCGTGCTGAACGCGCGACGGAAAGAGAAGCTGGCCGCGCTGCAGCGCGAGCTTGGGGAAGAGGATGTTGCAATCGCCGCCGGCGATTGTGCGGATGAGGCGGTCATCCGGGGGATGCTGGATCTGGCGCGCGATGAGTTCGGGGGCGGGAAGGGAGAGATTTCTCCCAAGCGCGAGGCGGACCTGATCGTGATCAACGCGGGGCGCGGGCTGGGCGGGACGGCGATCACATCGGACGAGAAACAGTGGGACGATCTGATCCGAACGAACATTTCGGCGGCGGCGCGGATGATCCGTGCGGCGGGAAAGCGGCTGCTCGAATCGGTCGCGGAGAAAGATATCCGTCACGATGGCAAGTGGCTGGATCGGCCGCGGGACATTGTGATCCTCGGATCGGTGGTGGGGAGGCACGTCTCGCCGTTCTCGAGTTTCTATTCGTGCACGAAGGCGGCGGTGCAGACGCTCGCGGAGGGAACGCGGCGCGAACTCGGGCCGAAGGGGATTCGAGTGACACTTGTCGAGCCCGCGTTTGTGACGAGCGAGTTTCAGTCGGTCGCGGGGTATTCACCGGATTGGTACAAGCAGATGGTGGAGAAATTTGGGCCGATGCTCAGCCCAGCCGACGTCGCGCGGATGATTGTGTTTGCCGTGAGCCAGCCGGCGCATGTGCATGTCAGCGATGTGTTGATCAGGCCGACGCGGCAGGAGTATCCGTAA
- a CDS encoding CRTAC1 family protein gives MTGEFAELKSSTGGAYFGDFDGDGKPDLFMPNNSGKPAFFRNSGDWKLAPSTISGLELNPFPVSGSCWVDFNNDGMLDLSMACAQGGNALLFKNVGGSLEPAPLGDAALFSTNAGLIQWADLDNDGDLDCIVPNWGAGSFVYENLGDGTFRRVSVPGFTDRVFYTSSCAVADYDNDGKLDVLLGQWPVRPGDGELTQLFHNDSTQSSNWIKVKLKGNASNRAAIGARITARAGIRGTQVSQLREVNAGSGFRSQSDLVQHFGLGDAAKVTEIEVRWPSGRVQTIRNQPANQVVEIIEPS, from the coding sequence GTGACCGGAGAATTCGCGGAACTGAAGTCCTCGACCGGGGGCGCCTACTTCGGCGATTTTGATGGCGACGGCAAGCCCGATTTGTTCATGCCCAACAACAGCGGCAAGCCCGCATTCTTCCGCAACTCGGGCGATTGGAAGCTCGCGCCGAGCACGATCTCCGGGCTCGAACTGAATCCGTTTCCCGTCTCCGGCTCGTGCTGGGTCGATTTCAACAACGACGGCATGCTCGATCTCTCCATGGCGTGTGCGCAAGGTGGAAACGCGCTTCTCTTCAAAAACGTTGGCGGCAGCCTTGAACCCGCGCCGCTCGGCGATGCCGCGCTCTTCTCCACCAACGCCGGCCTCATCCAGTGGGCCGATCTCGATAACGACGGCGACCTTGATTGCATTGTTCCGAATTGGGGCGCCGGTTCGTTTGTTTACGAGAACCTCGGCGACGGCACGTTTCGCCGCGTCTCGGTCCCGGGCTTCACCGATCGCGTGTTTTACACGAGTTCCTGCGCCGTCGCCGACTACGACAACGACGGAAAACTCGATGTGCTCCTGGGTCAATGGCCCGTGCGCCCCGGCGATGGCGAACTCACGCAGCTCTTCCACAACGACAGCACGCAAAGCTCCAATTGGATCAAGGTGAAACTCAAGGGCAACGCTTCCAATCGCGCAGCGATCGGCGCACGCATCACCGCCCGCGCCGGCATCCGCGGCACACAGGTAAGTCAACTTCGCGAGGTCAACGCCGGGAGCGGTTTCCGCAGTCAGTCCGATCTGGTGCAGCACTTTGGTCTGGGAGACGCAGCAAAGGTGACGGAGATCGAGGTGCGCTGGCCTTCGGGAAGGGTCCAAACCATCAGGAATCAGCCGGCAAATCAGGTTGTAGAGATCATCGAGCCTTCCTGA
- a CDS encoding VCBS repeat-containing protein, with translation MVQKRFLAAAVLLSVCGTARGQISLTSVDAGHLTSDHKSNGGVSMLDFDGDGNIDILVTAGYDVSKKPERQASRLYWGDGKGRFTLDENNALTDAITYGSGSTWADFDNDGILDVAVSCQLNAGCVLARGTGNRGFEILDTSPVHTDKGNSFSSVFADIDSDGALDLLICNNAYSRPDVSFFYKGDGKGGFHPRDRRIRGTEVLDRGRLLRRF, from the coding sequence ATGGTTCAGAAACGGTTTCTTGCCGCGGCAGTTCTTCTTTCCGTCTGCGGCACTGCGCGCGGACAGATCTCGCTCACGTCCGTCGATGCCGGGCATCTCACGTCCGACCACAAAAGCAACGGCGGCGTCAGCATGCTCGATTTCGACGGCGACGGGAACATCGACATCCTGGTCACCGCCGGGTACGACGTCTCCAAAAAGCCCGAGCGCCAAGCCAGCCGTCTCTACTGGGGCGACGGCAAGGGCCGCTTCACCCTCGATGAAAACAACGCCCTCACCGATGCGATCACCTACGGCAGCGGAAGCACCTGGGCCGATTTCGACAACGACGGAATCCTCGATGTCGCCGTTTCGTGCCAACTCAACGCGGGCTGCGTGCTCGCCCGCGGCACTGGAAACCGCGGCTTCGAAATCCTCGACACCTCACCAGTCCACACCGACAAGGGGAACTCGTTCTCTTCCGTCTTCGCCGACATCGATTCGGACGGCGCGCTCGATCTCCTGATCTGCAACAATGCCTATTCGCGCCCCGACGTCAGCTTCTTCTACAAGGGTGACGGCAAAGGTGGATTCCACCCGCGTGACCGGAGAATTCGCGGAACTGAAGTCCTCGACCGGGGGCGCCTACTTCGGCGATTTTGA
- a CDS encoding deoxyribonuclease IV: MFGSHLSISGSMHQALLEAERYGMDTVQVFTKNQQQWKTKPLEADAIKNWLTELKRLGWRDRVVSHAGYLSNLASPDNELWEKSVDLMTIEIERCETLEIPILVHHPGAYTTSSAAQGIDRIARAYQELFNRTKGFRTIVCLEGTVGAGSQLGGTFEELSQIRAAAIERSAPPERIGYCLDTCHLHAAGYDMSTRASADAAIEQFDRICGLANLRAMHLNDSKGKVGSKLDRHEHLGRGTIGGEPTPVGLSASGFASFVNHSKLARVPMILETPKGEDEKGRSWDAINLALLRCLRSGQTVLGPMKAGPSRTRPRNKKTLIQTKSVKSRSISRSISRSRNPLKKADPRKP, from the coding sequence TTGTTCGGTTCCCATCTCTCCATTTCGGGCTCCATGCATCAGGCGCTGCTCGAAGCCGAGCGCTATGGCATGGACACGGTTCAGGTCTTCACCAAAAACCAGCAGCAGTGGAAGACCAAACCCCTCGAAGCGGACGCAATCAAGAACTGGCTCACCGAACTCAAGCGACTCGGTTGGCGGGACCGCGTCGTCAGCCACGCCGGCTATCTCTCCAACCTCGCGAGCCCGGACAATGAACTCTGGGAAAAGTCCGTCGATCTCATGACTATTGAGATCGAGCGCTGCGAGACGCTCGAGATCCCCATCCTCGTACACCATCCGGGCGCGTACACGACCTCTTCCGCCGCTCAAGGCATCGATCGAATCGCCCGTGCGTATCAGGAACTCTTCAATCGCACGAAAGGATTCCGCACGATCGTCTGTCTCGAAGGAACCGTCGGGGCCGGTTCGCAGCTCGGAGGCACCTTCGAAGAACTCTCCCAGATCCGTGCCGCGGCAATCGAACGATCCGCACCTCCCGAGCGCATCGGCTACTGCCTCGACACCTGCCACCTGCACGCCGCGGGCTATGACATGAGCACTCGTGCTTCCGCCGACGCTGCCATCGAGCAATTCGACAGGATTTGCGGGCTCGCCAACCTTCGCGCCATGCACCTGAACGACTCCAAGGGCAAAGTCGGCTCAAAGCTCGACCGGCACGAGCACCTCGGCCGCGGCACGATCGGCGGCGAACCCACCCCCGTCGGCCTTTCCGCCTCAGGTTTTGCTTCGTTCGTGAACCACTCCAAACTCGCCCGCGTACCCATGATCCTCGAAACCCCCAAGGGAGAGGATGAGAAGGGGCGTTCATGGGATGCAATCAATCTTGCACTACTGCGGTGCTTACGGTCCGGTCAGACCGTTCTCGGGCCGATGAAGGCCGGACCGTCCCGCACGCGCCCCCGAAATAAAAAAACTCTAATCCAAACAAAGTCCGTCAAATCAAGGTCCATATCAAGGTCCATATCAAGGTCCAGAAACCCCCTGAAAAAAGCCGATCCAAGGAAGCCATGA